One window of the Salvelinus fontinalis isolate EN_2023a chromosome 2, ASM2944872v1, whole genome shotgun sequence genome contains the following:
- the pik3r6b gene encoding phosphoinositide 3-kinase regulatory subunit 6 has protein sequence MSSAVEASMYNSIQAILRETASSCSKGMLRWTLHKKVETHPSNSVSLVNVLVKELEKVERLDYKMHVIPLLHTLHYVIIQQSSRIPCNLFQRVYECFKRLLTLPEPYCTIALRYTRSIKMEQITPGALYQRRVIAEQSLKNKHFPQQEKVFVFADPAVFSGPLWQAVRADLVLASPQSDILGRRVLLHTLQAGLVNACHGPILTQALEDLGEDVEQYFQEVVLAVEQSIENGEAGRDQYQTRLQHIYSDILTSANQDPKAGGSFSNTPLPSPEIQFHLWTNEEELWNELVNFTLNVSTSERNSMYQEEEEEDVSKRVSLLSVDSGIEKDLSDMEEREQRNPFTRSRSPCFRGRMKPEDKMALVQENIKGPTSSTPLPKEEGNHTARIVMMGDDRVLGRLAKVYHSIRKREAKHLILTKRVNLQIYYIPVTDEPIVNSPESTSQVGDRLSLASFLGRVDPWYESNINSLGAMIPKLAGMQSSHSRSSEPNHFPVDVLSYYLRCGLQPVHFTLYSVKISVSGQTGSPVDEVFVSHLDAEFPEFKTLRENLRQERSSRRRTRKTHGTCGAVVSVNYSKVSLSKQEVVQGMSVMTCGVGISAISSNETEVLEFLTVNFDSTNPRCCTEIRTQNIKIRILEDKTFTVCLDKDCRRKYTHVQSIEISPCLDPGYCLQTSSKFSVGKEREAGLSKYMCKILPLPINTFTGINH, from the exons ATGTCGTCAGCAGTGGAGGCCAGTATGTACAACAGTATTCAGGCCATCCTCAGAGAGACTGCCTCCTCATGCAGCAAAG GTATGCTGAGGTGGACTCTTCATAAGAAGGTGGAGACCCATCCATCTAACAGTGTCTCACTGGTCAATGTTCTGGTCAAAGAGCTAGAGAAG GTGGAGAGGCTTGACTATAAGATGCATGTCATTCCATTGCTTCACACTCTCCACTATGTTATTATTCAG CAGTCTAGCCGCATTCCATGTAACCTGTTTCAGAGAGTGTATGAGTGCTTCAAAAGGCTCCTAACACTTCCAGAGCCCTACTGTACTATCGCACTGAGATACACGAGAAGCATAAAGATGGAGCAGATCACACCAG GAGCTTTGTATCAGAGAAGGGTAATTGCTGAGCAGAGCCTAAAGAACAAACATTTTCCCCAGCAGGAAAA GGTATTTGTGTTTGCAGACCCGGCTGTGTTCTCAGGGCCCCTGTGGCAGGCGGTGAGGGCAGACCTGGTGCTGGCCAGCCCCCAAAGTGACATACTGGGAAGACGGGTGCTACTGCACACTCTGCAGGCTGGACTGGTGAATGCCTGTCATGGTCCCATACTGACTCAAGCTCTGGAG GATCTAGGAGAAGATGTGGAGCAGTACTTCCAGGAGGTGGTGTTAGCTGTAGAGCAGAGTATAGAGAATGGCGAGGCCGGCCGTGACCAGTACCAAACCAGGCTACAGCACATCTACAGTGACATCCTGACCTCTGCTAACCAAG ACCCAAAGGCCGGTGGCTCTTTTTCTAACACTCCATTGCCCTCGCCAGAGATTCAGTTCCACCTGTGGACAAACGAAGAGGAGCTGT GGAATGAGCTGGTGAACTTCACCCTAAACGTTTCCACCTCTGAGCGGAACTCTATGTaccaggaggaggaagaggaggatgtttCTAAGAGGGTTTCCCTCCTGTCTGTTGATAGTGGAATAGAGAAGGACCTGTCTGACATGGAGGAGCGGGAACAGAGGAATCCATTCACTCGGTCACGGTCACCGTGTTTCAGAGGGAGAATGAAGCCAGAAGACAAAATGGCTCTGGTACAGGAAAACATCAAGGGGCCCACCAGTAGCACCCCTCTCCCTAAAGAGGAGGGGAACCATACCGCACGCATAGTGATGATGGGAGACGACAGGGTGCTGGGGAGACTGGCCAAGGTGTATCACTCCATCCG AAAAAGGGAGGCAAAACATCTCATCTTGACCAAGAGAGTGAAcctacagatatactacatccctGTCACTGATGAGCCTATCGTCAATTCACCT GAAAGCACATCACAAGTTGGAGACAGGTTGTCTCTAGCCTCGTTCTTAGGAAGGGTCGATCCCTGGTACGAAAGCAACATCAACAGTTTGGGAGCCATGATTCCAAAGCTGGCAGGAATG CAGTCCAGTCACAGCAGGTCATCAGAACCCAACCACTTCCCTGTGGATGTCCTCTCCTACTACCTTCGCTGTGGCCTACAGCCTGTCCACTTCACACTCTACTCTGTCAAG ATCTCTGTCTCTGGCCAAACTGGCAGCCCTGTGGACGAGGTGTTTGTGTCCCACCTGGATGCTGAGTTCCCGGAGTTTAAAACACTCAGAGAAAATCTAAGACAAG AGAGATCTAGTAGGCGACGAACAAGGAAGACACATGGAACCTGTGGAGCGGTGGTTTCTGTgaattacagtaag GTCTCCTTGAGCAAACAAGAGGTTGTTCAGGGAATGTCAGTCATGACATGTGGAGTGGGCATCAGTGCAATATCATCCAATGAAACAGAAG TTCTTGAATTCCTCACTGTCAATTTTGACAGTACAAATCCAAGATGCTGCACG GAGATCAGAACCCAAAACATTAAAATCAGAATCCTGGAAGATAAGACCTTCACTGTCTGTCTGGACAAAGACTGTCGCAGGAAATACACACATGTCCAAAG CATTGAGATCTCTCCATGTTTGGATCCAGGGTATTGCCTCCAGACAAGTTCCAAGTTCAGTgtgggaaaggagagggaggcgGGGCTGAGCAAATATATGTGCAAGATCCTGCCTCTGCCAATCAATACCTTCACTGGCATCAACCACTGA
- the LOC129825971 gene encoding major facilitator superfamily domain-containing protein 6-like: MKRNKQIDIKGALVLSSIFHFLYSCARACILPFLTLYLRYLGLTPSMTGLLMSTKHLISLVWSPLASFLSKHYNKRRAVITGSLVCSAGAALIVLLIPSTGVETLTSHCNISHLSVSPTEELSDYVHVVGSEMPTTHTTIVSQSAAHESSPTETTSDTMSSAVSMSKATTYTLQLQHSNNVTTLQPQHSNNVTTQWSQVNVSVANHSIGGERNGLESHHGASNTSPTVRRVSRSAEKEKQREKDEARLEFLGNLKVMDVQHQLFFMLLIVVSIWELMAAPLEWTVDDGLYEYLDFVDASDRYGSTGVWGLLGAVCGVSGAGLLVSHLDCLNGSHTPRGAVHFYSYAAVTTLAVPVVAFLPLYLNKKRSRSTGLFKALQLVRGDLRALLCAATTFLMGLAGSAVDDFLLWQMQDHGSSELHMGLSLAVALLSRAAFPLLSGRVSKLLSPGRVLLVGTACLALQCLYYSFLWGPWAAIPVQVLSCFSSGALWWAVQVQCEDVATPGTERSVRRVYQALSLDLGAGLGSMAGGFVVHRFGVSVLFRGVAVILLLWCLFLPLLQWKAPRQRRINYSRLLAADTSEVSESESEQERDWLEKAMEDDEQ, encoded by the coding sequence ATGAAGAGGAACAAGCAGATTGACATTAAGGGTGCTCTAGTCCTCTCCAGCATCTTCCACTTCCTGTATTCTTGTGCCAGAGCCTGCATCCTCCCCTTCCTCACCCTGTACCTCAGATACCTGGGCCTCACTCCCTCCATGACGGGCCTTCTCATGAGCACCAAACATCTCATCTCCCTGGTCTGGAGCCCTCTGGCCAGCTTTCTGTCCAAACACTACAACAAGAGGAGGGCAGTGATTACAGGGTCTCTGGTCTGTTCAGCAGGGGCAGCCCTCATCGTCCTGCTCATCCCATCCACAGGCGTCGAGACGCTGACCAGTCACTGCAACATCTCTCACCTCAGTGTGAGTCCCACTGAAGAGCTGAGTGACTATGTGCATGTTGTTGGCAGTGAAATGCCTACCACCCACACTACCATTGTGTCCCAGTCAGCAGCACATGAATCTTCACCTACAGAGACAACCAGTGACACTATGTCTTCCGCTGTTTCAATGAGCAAAGCCACAACCTACACTCTCCAGCTGCAACATTCCAACAATGTGACTACTCTCCAGCCGCAACATTCCAACAATGTGACTACTCAATGGTCACAAGTGAATGTATCTGTGGCCAACCACAgtataggaggggagagaaatgGCTTAGAGTCCCACCATGGTGCCTCCAACACTTCACCCACAGTGAGGAGGGTTAGCAGGTCAGCAGAAAAGGAGAAGCAGAGGGAGAAGGATGAGGCCCGCTTAGAGTTCCTGGGAAACCTCAAAGTTATGGACGTCCAGCACCAGCTCTTCTTCATGCTCCTCATCGTGGTGTCGATATGGGAGCTGATGGCCGCCCCTCTGGAATGGACCGTGGACGATGGGCTGTATGAGTATTTGGATTTTGTGGATGCCTCTGATCGCTATGGTAGCACAGGAGTGTGGGGGCTGCTTGGGgcagtgtgtggtgtgagtgGTGCAGGACTGCTGGTGAGCCACCTGGACTGCCTCAATGGCTCACACACACCCAGGGGAGCTGTCCACTTCTACTCCTATGCAGCTGTGACAACCCTGGCCGTGCCTGTGGTGGCCTTCCTGCCCCTCTACCTAAACAAGAAGCGTAGTCGCTCCACTGGGCTATTCAAAGCTTTACAGCTGGTGCGAGGGGACCTCCGTGCCCTGCTGTGTGCTGCCACTACCTTCCTAATGGGGCTGGCGGGGTCTGCGGTGGATGACTTCCTGCTGTGGCAGATGCAGGACCATGGGAGCAGCGAGCTGCACATGGGACTCTCTTTAGCCGTAGCGTTGCTCTCCCGGGCCGCCTTCCCTCTGCTGAGTGGCCGGGTGTCGAAGCTCCTGAGCCCAGGCAGGGTGCTGCTGGTGGGGACAGCCTGCCTGGCCCTGCAGTGCCTCTACTACTCCTTCCTGTGGGGCCCCTGGGCTGCAATACCTGTCCAGGTGCTGAGCTGCTTCAGCAGTGGCGCCCTCTGGTGGGCAGTGCAGGTGCAGTGCGAGGACGTGGCCACGCCGGGCACGGAGAGGAGCGTGAGGAGGGTCTACCAGGCCCTCTCTCTGGACCTGGGGGCAGGGCTGGGCAGCATGGCCGGGGGGTTTGTTGTCCACAGGTTTGGGGTATCTGTGCTATTCAGAGGTGTGGCGGTGATTCTGCTCCTGTGGTGCCTGTTTCTGCCCCTGCTCCAGTGGAAAGCCCCACGCCAACGCAGGATCAACTACTCCCGCCTCCTCGCTGCTGACACCAGTGAAGTGAGCGAATCAGAGTCGGagcaggagagagactggctggagAAAGCCATGGAGGATGATGAGCAATGA
- the LOC129825977 gene encoding bMERB domain-containing protein 1-like isoform X2: MEKERKSFKQYGSLERTKFDRQADKKEEDIVSMADSTITIDHIEGELFRIERIRDVLVRRESELRYMMDDIQLCKEITRLKKELQKLVSVSDTDKSNEDRQREEELLQQIHKLVETRDFLVDDVEFERLREREEDKEMADFLQSKFPKTLKKKDVTEDRRMTSKAQQTSSTPFVTKTGLTLLKECCGFTCSVM; encoded by the exons ATGGAAAAGGAGCGAAAATCCTTCAAACAATATGGGTCTTTGGAACGAACCAAATTTGATCGACAAGCCGATAAGAAGG AGGAAGACATTGTCTCAATGGCGGACTCCACCATCACAATAGATCACATTGAAGGGGAGCTTTTCAGAATCGAGCGGATACGTGATGTTCTAGTACGGAGGGAATCAGAACTAAGATACAT GATGGACGACATTCAGCTTTGCAAGGAAATCACACGGCTGAAAAAAGAACTTCAGAAGCTGGTGTCTGTTTCAG ACACAGACAAATCCAACGAGGAccggcagagggaggaggagctgctgcagCAGATCCACAAGCTGGTGGAGACCAGGGACTTCCTGGTGGATGACGTGGAGTTTGAGAGGCTCAG ggagagagaggaggacaaagaAATGGCTGATTTCTTGCAGTCTAAATTCCCCAAGACCTTGAAGAAAAAAG ACGTCACAGAGGACCGAAGGATGACCTCCAAAGCCCAGCAGACTTCGTCCACTCCCTTCGTCACCAAAACCGGTCTCACCCTTCTGAAGGAGTGCTGCGGCTTCACATGCTCTGTCATGTAG
- the LOC129825977 gene encoding bMERB domain-containing protein 1-like isoform X1 → MEKERKSFKQYGSLERTKFDRQADKKAEEDIVSMADSTITIDHIEGELFRIERIRDVLVRRESELRYMMDDIQLCKEITRLKKELQKLVSVSDTDKSNEDRQREEELLQQIHKLVETRDFLVDDVEFERLREREEDKEMADFLQSKFPKTLKKKDVTEDRRMTSKAQQTSSTPFVTKTGLTLLKECCGFTCSVM, encoded by the exons ATGGAAAAGGAGCGAAAATCCTTCAAACAATATGGGTCTTTGGAACGAACCAAATTTGATCGACAAGCCGATAAGAAGG CAGAGGAAGACATTGTCTCAATGGCGGACTCCACCATCACAATAGATCACATTGAAGGGGAGCTTTTCAGAATCGAGCGGATACGTGATGTTCTAGTACGGAGGGAATCAGAACTAAGATACAT GATGGACGACATTCAGCTTTGCAAGGAAATCACACGGCTGAAAAAAGAACTTCAGAAGCTGGTGTCTGTTTCAG ACACAGACAAATCCAACGAGGAccggcagagggaggaggagctgctgcagCAGATCCACAAGCTGGTGGAGACCAGGGACTTCCTGGTGGATGACGTGGAGTTTGAGAGGCTCAG ggagagagaggaggacaaagaAATGGCTGATTTCTTGCAGTCTAAATTCCCCAAGACCTTGAAGAAAAAAG ACGTCACAGAGGACCGAAGGATGACCTCCAAAGCCCAGCAGACTTCGTCCACTCCCTTCGTCACCAAAACCGGTCTCACCCTTCTGAAGGAGTGCTGCGGCTTCACATGCTCTGTCATGTAG